The Thermus brockianus genome window below encodes:
- the nuoF gene encoding NADH-quinone oxidoreductase subunit NuoF, with amino-acid sequence MTGPIVSGKDPRFERTLYAHVGKEGSWTLDYYLKHGGYETAKRVLKEKTPEEVIEEVKRSGLRGRGGAGFPTGLKWSFMPKDGQQHYLICNADESEPGSFKDRYILEDVPHLLLEGMILAGYAIRATVGYIYVRGEYRKAADRLEAAIREARARGYLGQNLFGTDFSFDVHVHRGAGAYICGEETALMNSLEGLRANPRLKPPFPAQAGLWGKPTTINNVETLASVVPILERGADWFAQMGTEQSKGMKLYQISGPVRRPGVYELPMGTTLRELIYEWAGGPLEPIQALIPGGSSTPPLPFTDEVLDTPMSYEHLQAKGSMLGTGGVILIPERVSMVDAMWNVTRFYAHESCGKCTPCREGVAGFMVNLFAKIGTGQGEEKDVETLEALLPLIEGRSFCPLADAAVWPVKGSLKHFKDQYLALAREKKPVPRPTLWR; translated from the coding sequence ATGACCGGGCCCATCGTTTCCGGAAAAGACCCCCGGTTTGAGCGCACCCTCTACGCCCACGTGGGCAAGGAGGGCAGCTGGACCTTGGACTACTACCTGAAGCACGGGGGGTACGAGACGGCCAAGCGGGTCCTAAAGGAGAAGACCCCGGAAGAGGTCATAGAGGAGGTGAAGCGCTCGGGGCTCAGGGGCCGGGGCGGGGCGGGCTTCCCCACGGGGCTTAAGTGGAGCTTCATGCCCAAGGACGGGCAGCAGCACTACCTCATCTGCAACGCCGACGAGTCCGAGCCCGGGAGCTTCAAGGACCGCTACATCCTGGAGGACGTCCCCCACCTCCTCCTGGAGGGGATGATCCTGGCCGGCTACGCCATCCGGGCCACGGTGGGCTACATTTACGTGCGGGGCGAGTACCGGAAGGCGGCGGACCGCCTCGAGGCCGCCATCCGGGAGGCCCGGGCCCGGGGCTACCTGGGGCAAAACCTCTTCGGCACGGACTTCTCCTTTGACGTCCACGTGCACCGGGGGGCGGGGGCCTACATCTGCGGGGAAGAGACCGCCCTCATGAACTCCCTGGAGGGCCTTCGGGCCAACCCCCGCCTCAAACCCCCCTTCCCCGCCCAGGCGGGGCTTTGGGGCAAGCCCACCACCATCAACAACGTGGAAACCCTGGCCTCGGTGGTCCCCATTCTGGAGCGGGGGGCGGACTGGTTCGCCCAGATGGGCACGGAGCAGTCCAAGGGCATGAAGCTCTACCAGATCTCCGGCCCCGTGCGGCGGCCTGGGGTCTATGAGCTCCCCATGGGCACCACCCTGCGCGAGCTCATCTACGAGTGGGCCGGGGGACCCTTGGAGCCCATCCAGGCCCTCATCCCCGGCGGGTCCTCCACCCCACCCCTGCCCTTCACGGACGAGGTCCTGGACACCCCCATGAGCTACGAGCACCTCCAGGCCAAGGGCTCCATGCTGGGCACCGGGGGGGTGATCCTCATCCCCGAACGGGTGAGCATGGTGGACGCCATGTGGAACGTCACCCGCTTCTACGCCCACGAGTCCTGCGGCAAGTGCACGCCGTGCCGGGAAGGGGTGGCGGGGTTCATGGTGAACCTTTTCGCCAAGATCGGCACGGGGCAAGGGGAGGAGAAGGACGTGGAAACCCTGGAAGCCCTCCTTCCCCTCATTGAGGGCCGAAGCTTCTGCCCCTTGGCGGACGCCGCCGTCTGGCCGGTGAAAGGCTCCTTGAAGCACTTCAAGGACCAGTACCTCGCCCTGGCCCGGGAGAAGAAGCCCGTGCCCAGGCCAACCCTCTGGAGGTGA
- the nuoE gene encoding NADH-quinone oxidoreductase subunit NuoE, giving the protein MGFFDDKQDFLEETFAKYPPEGRRAAIMPLLRRVQQEEGWIRPERVEEIARLVGTTPTEVMGVASFYSYYQFVPTGRYHLQVCATLSCKLAGADELWDYLTETLGIGPGEVTPDGLFSVQKVECLGSCHTAPVVQVNDEPYVECVTRARLQALLEGLRAGKRLEEIELPGRCGHHVHEVEV; this is encoded by the coding sequence ATGGGGTTCTTTGACGACAAGCAGGACTTCCTGGAGGAAACCTTCGCCAAGTACCCGCCCGAGGGGCGGCGGGCGGCCATCATGCCCCTTCTAAGGCGGGTGCAGCAGGAGGAGGGCTGGATCCGCCCCGAGCGGGTAGAGGAGATTGCCCGCCTGGTGGGCACCACCCCCACGGAGGTGATGGGGGTGGCGAGCTTCTACTCCTACTACCAGTTCGTGCCCACGGGGCGGTACCACCTGCAGGTCTGCGCCACCCTAAGCTGCAAGCTGGCGGGGGCGGACGAGCTTTGGGATTACCTCACGGAAACCCTGGGCATCGGCCCCGGGGAGGTGACCCCGGACGGGCTTTTTAGCGTGCAGAAGGTGGAGTGCCTGGGAAGCTGCCACACCGCCCCCGTGGTCCAGGTGAACGATGAGCCCTACGTGGAGTGCGTGACCCGGGCCAGGCTTCAGGCCCTCCTGGAAGGCCTCCGGGCGGGAAAGCGGCTTGAGGAGATAGAGCTTCCCGGCCGGTGCGGCCACCACGTGCACGAGGTGGAGGTATGA
- the nuoD gene encoding NADH dehydrogenase (quinone) subunit D → MKDYLDPVETLEEPKELRTEVMTLNVGPQHPSTHGVLRVVVTLSGEEVLDLVPHIGYLHTGFEKNMENRTYTQVITYTPRMDYLHSFAHDLAYALAVEKLVGAVVPPRAQTIRIILNELSRLASHLVFLGTGLLDLGALTPFFYAFRERETILDLFEWVTGQRFHHNYIRIGGVKEDLPEEFVPELKKFLEVLPHRIDEYEALFAESPIFYERARGVGVIPPEVAIHLGLTGGSLRASGVNYDVRKAYPYAGYETYRFDVPLGEHGDVFDRMLVRIREMRESVKIIQQALERLEPGPVRDPNPQITPPPRPLLETSMEAVIYHFKHYTEGFHPPKGEVYVPTESARGELGYYIVSDGGSMPYRVKVRAPSFVNLQSLPYACKGEQVPDMVAIIASLDPVMGDVDR, encoded by the coding sequence ATGAAGGACTACCTGGACCCGGTGGAGACCCTGGAGGAGCCCAAAGAGCTCCGCACCGAGGTCATGACCCTGAACGTGGGCCCGCAGCACCCCTCCACCCACGGGGTATTGCGGGTGGTGGTCACCCTATCGGGCGAAGAGGTCTTGGACCTCGTCCCCCACATCGGCTACCTCCACACCGGCTTTGAGAAGAACATGGAGAACCGGACGTATACGCAGGTCATCACGTATACGCCCCGGATGGACTACCTCCACTCCTTCGCCCACGACCTAGCCTACGCCCTGGCGGTGGAGAAGCTGGTGGGGGCGGTGGTGCCGCCCAGGGCCCAGACCATCCGCATCATCCTGAACGAGCTCTCCCGCCTGGCGAGCCACCTGGTCTTCCTGGGCACGGGCCTTTTGGACCTCGGGGCCCTCACCCCCTTCTTCTACGCCTTCCGCGAGCGGGAAACCATCCTAGACCTCTTTGAGTGGGTCACGGGCCAGCGCTTCCACCACAACTACATCCGCATCGGCGGGGTCAAGGAGGACCTGCCCGAGGAGTTCGTCCCCGAGCTCAAGAAGTTCCTGGAGGTCCTGCCCCACCGCATTGACGAGTACGAGGCCCTCTTCGCCGAAAGCCCCATCTTCTACGAAAGGGCGCGGGGCGTGGGGGTGATCCCCCCCGAGGTGGCCATCCACCTGGGCCTCACCGGGGGCTCCTTGAGGGCAAGCGGGGTGAACTACGATGTGCGGAAGGCCTACCCCTACGCCGGGTACGAGACCTACCGGTTTGACGTGCCCCTTGGGGAACACGGGGACGTGTTTGACCGGATGCTCGTCCGCATCCGGGAGATGCGGGAGTCGGTGAAGATCATCCAGCAGGCCCTGGAGCGCCTCGAGCCCGGGCCCGTCCGCGACCCCAACCCCCAGATCACCCCGCCCCCCCGCCCCCTCCTGGAAACCTCCATGGAGGCGGTCATCTACCACTTCAAGCACTACACCGAAGGCTTCCACCCTCCCAAGGGGGAGGTGTACGTGCCCACGGAGTCGGCCCGGGGGGAGCTCGGCTACTACATCGTTTCCGACGGCGGAAGCATGCCCTACCGGGTAAAGGTGCGGGCCCCCAGCTTCGTCAACCTGCAAAGCCTGCCCTACGCCTGCAAGGGCGAGCAGGTGCCGGACATGGTGGCCATCATCGCCAGCCTGGACCCGGTCATGGGCGACGTGGACCGCTAA
- a CDS encoding NADH-quinone oxidoreductase subunit C, which produces MRLHSVLDDARAKGYPIEDNGLGNLWVVLPREAFKGEMARYKEMGFNYLADIVGLDYLEYPDPRPERFAVVYELVSLPGWKDGDGSRFFVRVYVPEKDPRLPTVTDLWGSANFLEREVYDMFGIVFEGHPDLRKILTPEDLEGHPLRKDFPLGETPTLFREGRFIVPSEFRAAITGKNPGLTLYKGGSRKGYRSLWADLTKAKEVK; this is translated from the coding sequence GTGCGGCTCCATAGCGTCTTGGACGATGCCCGGGCCAAGGGCTACCCCATAGAGGACAACGGCCTCGGCAACCTCTGGGTGGTCCTGCCCCGCGAGGCCTTCAAGGGGGAGATGGCCCGGTACAAGGAGATGGGCTTTAACTACCTGGCGGACATCGTGGGCCTGGACTACCTGGAATACCCCGACCCCCGCCCCGAGCGCTTCGCCGTGGTCTACGAGCTCGTCTCCCTGCCGGGGTGGAAGGATGGGGACGGGAGCCGCTTCTTCGTCCGGGTCTACGTGCCGGAGAAGGACCCTAGGCTCCCCACGGTGACCGACCTCTGGGGGAGCGCCAACTTCCTGGAAAGGGAGGTCTACGATATGTTCGGCATCGTCTTTGAGGGGCACCCGGACCTGCGCAAGATCCTCACCCCAGAGGACCTCGAGGGCCACCCTTTGCGCAAGGACTTCCCCTTGGGGGAAACCCCCACCCTCTTCCGCGAGGGGCGCTTCATCGTGCCGAGCGAGTTCCGGGCGGCCATCACCGGCAAGAACCCCGGCCTCACCCTCTACAAGGGAGGTAGCCGCAAGGGCTACCGGTCCCTCTGGGCCGACCTGACCAAGGCCAAGGAGGTCAAATGA
- a CDS encoding NuoB/complex I 20 kDa subunit family protein yields the protein MALKDLFERDVQELEREGILFTTLEKLVAWGRSNSLWPATFGLACCAIEMMASTDARNDLARFGSEVFRASPRQADVMIVAGRLSKKMAPVMRRVWEQMPDPKWVISMGACASSGGMFNNYAIVQNVDSVVPVDVYVPGCPPRPEALIYAVMQLQKKVRGQAYDEKGRKLPPVAAWQRARG from the coding sequence GTGGCACTGAAGGACCTGTTTGAAAGGGATGTCCAGGAATTGGAGCGGGAGGGGATCCTCTTCACCACCTTGGAGAAGCTGGTGGCCTGGGGAAGGTCCAACTCCCTGTGGCCCGCCACCTTCGGCCTCGCCTGCTGCGCCATTGAGATGATGGCCTCCACCGACGCCCGCAACGACCTCGCCCGCTTCGGCAGCGAGGTCTTCCGGGCAAGCCCCCGCCAGGCGGACGTGATGATCGTGGCCGGGCGGCTATCCAAGAAGATGGCCCCGGTGATGCGCCGGGTCTGGGAGCAGATGCCCGACCCCAAGTGGGTGATCTCCATGGGGGCCTGCGCCAGCTCCGGGGGGATGTTCAACAACTACGCCATCGTCCAGAACGTGGACTCCGTGGTGCCCGTGGACGTCTACGTGCCGGGCTGCCCCCCGCGCCCCGAGGCCCTCATCTACGCCGTGATGCAACTCCAGAAGAAGGTCCGCGGCCAGGCCTACGACGAGAAGGGGCGGAAGCTTCCGCCCGTGGCCGCTTGGCAGCGGGCAAGGGGGTGA
- a CDS encoding NADH-quinone oxidoreductase subunit A — MAPIAEYVNVLIYLGVALFIGVAALGVGALLGPKKPGRAKLMPYESGNDPAGEVKRFPVHFYVVAMLFILFDVEVAFLWPYAVSAGGLGLWGFLGVLAFTLLLFVGFLYEWWKGVMRWH; from the coding sequence TTGGCGCCGATCGCAGAGTACGTGAACGTCCTCATCTACCTGGGGGTGGCCCTCTTCATCGGGGTGGCGGCCCTGGGGGTGGGGGCTCTTCTGGGCCCCAAGAAACCGGGCAGGGCCAAGCTCATGCCCTACGAGTCGGGGAATGACCCCGCCGGGGAGGTGAAGCGCTTTCCCGTCCACTTCTACGTGGTGGCCATGCTCTTCATCCTCTTTGACGTGGAGGTGGCCTTCCTCTGGCCCTACGCCGTGAGCGCCGGGGGGCTTGGGCTATGGGGCTTCCTGGGGGTCTTGGCCTTCACCCTGCTCCTCTTCGTGGGCTTCCTCTACGAGTGGTGGAAGGGGGTGATGCGGTGGCACTGA
- the rsmA gene encoding 16S rRNA (adenine(1518)-N(6)/adenine(1519)-N(6))-dimethyltransferase RsmA has protein sequence MPNPLTSPKTVRELLSRHGLFADKRLGQNFLVSEAHLRRIVEAAKPFTGPVFEVGPGLGVLTRALAEAGAEVTALEKDTRLKPVLEETLRGLPVRLLFQDALRFPWEGVPEGSLLVANLPYNIATPLVTQLLKTGRFARLVFLVQKEVAERMTARPGSPAYGVLSLRVAHHARAEKLFDLPPGAFFPPPKVQSSLVRLTPLGVPDDPELFRLVEAAFGQRRKTLKNALLAAGYPRERVVQALAALRLSEKVRAEDLDLPLFQTLKSLIYTGE, from the coding sequence ATGCCTAACCCCCTCACCTCCCCCAAAACGGTGCGGGAACTCCTTTCCCGGCACGGCCTTTTCGCCGACAAGCGCCTCGGCCAGAACTTCCTGGTCTCCGAAGCCCACCTCCGGCGCATCGTGGAGGCGGCCAAGCCCTTCACGGGGCCGGTCTTTGAGGTGGGGCCCGGGCTTGGCGTCCTCACCCGGGCCCTGGCGGAAGCGGGGGCCGAGGTGACGGCCTTAGAGAAGGACACCCGGCTCAAACCCGTTCTAGAGGAAACCCTTAGGGGCCTCCCCGTCCGCCTCCTCTTCCAAGACGCCCTCCGCTTCCCTTGGGAAGGGGTACCGGAAGGAAGCCTTCTCGTGGCCAACCTCCCCTACAACATCGCCACCCCCCTGGTCACCCAACTCCTCAAGACGGGCCGCTTCGCCCGGCTGGTCTTCCTGGTGCAGAAGGAGGTGGCGGAGCGCATGACGGCGAGGCCCGGAAGCCCGGCCTACGGGGTGCTCTCCTTGAGGGTGGCCCACCACGCCCGGGCGGAAAAGCTCTTTGACCTTCCCCCTGGGGCCTTCTTCCCCCCGCCCAAGGTCCAAAGCAGCCTGGTGCGCCTCACGCCCCTGGGGGTGCCCGACGACCCCGAGCTCTTCCGCCTGGTGGAAGCCGCCTTCGGCCAGCGGCGCAAAACCCTCAAAAACGCCCTGTTGGCCGCCGGCTACCCCCGGGAAAGGGTAGTCCAGGCCCTGGCCGCTTTGCGCCTTTCGGAAAAGGTCCGCGCGGAGGACCTGGACCTTCCCCTCTTCCAAACGCTTAAGTCCCTTATCTACACCGGTGAGTAG
- a CDS encoding metallophosphoesterase — MRIVAIGDLHANFPALWRILKAEGLADASLKPTPLLRSGAVRVVLLGDLVHPKTPRDYERLTGLAPFDPEDPTHLRLAAGAQIRELFRLKAFQEEAEGNVVVLLGNHDEAALRGEPILGNRHLQHLEFHPERGGKPLPEALKAWMAGFPKEFLLEGIHFAHVGPVPWLQEYDELFYAQSEPKTWWFRTPDYVERMGYRFGVYGHVPMREGILLKERFALIDALDLGEYLELAPQEEPLNPRIKRLPHA; from the coding sequence ATGAGGATCGTCGCCATCGGGGACCTCCACGCCAACTTCCCCGCCCTCTGGCGGATCCTCAAGGCAGAGGGCCTAGCGGACGCCTCCCTCAAGCCCACACCCCTCCTCCGCTCCGGGGCCGTCCGGGTGGTCCTCCTGGGCGACCTGGTCCACCCCAAGACGCCGAGGGACTACGAGAGGCTCACGGGCCTCGCCCCCTTTGACCCCGAAGACCCCACCCATCTCCGCCTGGCCGCCGGGGCCCAGATCCGGGAGCTTTTCCGTCTGAAAGCTTTCCAGGAGGAGGCCGAGGGAAACGTGGTCGTCCTCCTGGGCAACCACGACGAGGCGGCCCTAAGGGGCGAGCCCATCCTGGGCAACCGCCACCTCCAGCACCTGGAGTTCCACCCCGAAAGGGGCGGCAAACCCCTGCCCGAGGCCCTAAAGGCCTGGATGGCGGGCTTCCCCAAGGAGTTCCTCCTCGAGGGCATCCACTTCGCCCACGTGGGCCCCGTGCCCTGGCTCCAGGAGTACGACGAGCTCTTCTACGCCCAAAGCGAGCCCAAGACCTGGTGGTTCCGCACCCCCGATTACGTGGAAAGGATGGGCTACCGCTTTGGCGTCTACGGCCACGTGCCCATGCGGGAGGGCATCCTCCTCAAAGAACGCTTCGCCCTCATTGACGCCCTGGACCTGGGCGAGTACCTGGAGCTTGCCCCTCAGGAGGAGCCCCTAAACCCCCGGATCAAGCGCCTCCCCCATGCCTAA
- a CDS encoding Rad52/Rad22 family DNA repair protein produces MDDVWRKLAEPFPPSEVQWRIEALTKDRRRALVVPYVDARTVLDRLDRAVGPEGWHDSYEVLADQERVVRDERGERRERLCEVKCRLTVLGVTKEDVGEGDSLKAAFSDALKRAAVKFGVGRYLYRLEKQWVDYDPEKGRFTPPKLPEEAEAGEPEEEEKPEAYRLIDQLLERLKEKGLGKEAAKIVTKYGGYGKTPEETKRLYGELRALLKG; encoded by the coding sequence GTGGACGACGTTTGGCGTAAACTGGCGGAACCCTTCCCCCCCTCCGAGGTCCAGTGGCGCATAGAGGCCCTCACCAAGGACCGGAGGCGGGCCCTGGTGGTCCCCTACGTGGACGCCCGCACCGTCTTGGACCGCCTGGACCGGGCCGTAGGGCCCGAGGGGTGGCACGACAGTTACGAGGTCCTCGCCGACCAGGAGCGGGTGGTCCGGGACGAACGGGGCGAGCGCCGGGAGCGGCTTTGCGAGGTGAAGTGCCGCCTCACGGTCCTCGGGGTCACCAAGGAGGACGTGGGGGAGGGCGACTCCCTCAAGGCCGCCTTCTCCGATGCCCTCAAGCGGGCCGCGGTGAAGTTCGGCGTGGGCCGTTACCTCTACCGCTTGGAGAAGCAGTGGGTGGACTACGACCCCGAAAAGGGCCGCTTCACCCCGCCCAAGCTTCCCGAGGAGGCGGAGGCGGGCGAACCCGAGGAGGAGGAAAAACCCGAGGCCTACCGCCTGATAGACCAGCTCCTGGAGCGCCTGAAGGAAAAGGGCCTAGGGAAGGAGGCGGCCAAAATCGTCACCAAGTACGGGGGGTACGGCAAAACCCCCGAGGAGACCAAGCGCCTCTACGGGGAGCTCCGGGCCCTGCTCAAGGGATGA
- a CDS encoding tyrosine-type recombinase/integrase — MARKRPPGEGSIYQRKDGLWVGAITVGYTPRGNPRRKVVYGRTRQEVARKLAELQVLHHRGLLAEPAQITVRDWAEDWLKRKAAEVRPRTLESYRYHLAKAIPSLRDPTAYDRFGRMRLQSVQPLHVRRHLDGLRLTPHAMKNIRWLLHAVFEDAVRMELIHRNPVAPVKVKGPPRKSPGRTLEPDEARRLLAALDEHPSPLAIALRLMLTCGLRRGEALGLRWEDVDLEEGVLHVRRAWAKVGGKGVVSEPKTSSGYRAVPIPPTTLERLRAYRESVQGLSEEEARRSWLFPGRDPSQPVHPDAPDHFLRRLLARLGLPQVRVHDLRHTYGSLLLAQGAPVELVAERMGHANPNITLGIYRHLLEEERRGWVLDIG; from the coding sequence ATGGCCCGCAAGCGTCCTCCAGGAGAAGGGTCCATCTACCAGCGGAAGGACGGGCTCTGGGTCGGGGCCATCACGGTGGGCTACACCCCTCGCGGGAACCCCCGGCGGAAGGTCGTCTACGGCAGGACCCGCCAGGAGGTCGCCCGTAAGCTCGCCGAGCTCCAGGTGCTCCACCACCGGGGGCTCCTCGCCGAGCCCGCCCAGATCACCGTGCGGGACTGGGCCGAGGACTGGCTCAAGCGCAAGGCGGCGGAGGTTCGCCCCCGCACCCTGGAGAGCTACCGCTACCACCTGGCGAAGGCCATACCCTCCCTCAGGGACCCCACGGCTTACGACCGCTTTGGGCGCATGCGGCTCCAGAGCGTCCAACCTCTCCACGTCCGGCGGCACCTGGACGGGCTCAGGCTCACCCCGCACGCCATGAAGAACATCCGCTGGCTCCTCCACGCCGTCTTTGAGGACGCCGTGCGGATGGAGCTCATCCACCGCAACCCTGTGGCTCCCGTGAAGGTGAAGGGGCCGCCGAGGAAGAGTCCGGGCCGGACCCTCGAGCCCGATGAGGCTAGGAGACTTCTCGCCGCGCTGGACGAGCACCCCTCCCCCCTCGCCATCGCCCTCCGGCTCATGCTCACCTGCGGGCTCCGAAGGGGCGAGGCTCTGGGCCTCCGGTGGGAAGACGTGGACCTCGAGGAGGGGGTGCTCCACGTGCGCCGGGCGTGGGCGAAGGTGGGCGGGAAGGGGGTTGTCTCCGAACCCAAAACCTCCTCGGGCTACCGTGCGGTCCCCATCCCCCCCACCACCCTGGAGCGCCTGCGGGCCTACCGCGAGAGCGTCCAGGGGCTCAGCGAGGAGGAGGCGCGGAGGAGCTGGCTCTTCCCGGGGCGGGACCCCTCCCAGCCCGTCCACCCGGACGCCCCGGACCACTTCCTCCGCAGGCTCCTCGCCCGGCTCGGTCTCCCCCAGGTGCGGGTCCACGACCTCCGGCACACCTACGGCTCCCTCCTCCTCGCTCAGGGGGCTCCCGTGGAGCTGGTGGCCGAGCGCATGGGCCACGCTAACCCCAACATCACCCTGGGCATCTACCGCCACCTCCTGGAGGAGGAGCGGCGGGGGTGGGTGCTGGACATCGGTTAG
- a CDS encoding S24 family peptidase codes for MVGRSASWLATQVLPDPENAIRYLWAKDPEAFNRLLRVLQWTPEEFSRETGIQLPGAEIPGSIPVVRYRIPVIDAGAGPPMWNEGAEYITLHIPELRGKREDELFAVRVKGDSMEPTLRDGDIVVFWTGGAPEPGRIVAVHVHWDGVVVKRLQRYNGSWYLYSDNPDHPPVPLTEHDRILGVAATLVRKM; via the coding sequence ATGGTAGGGCGCAGCGCTTCGTGGCTGGCAACCCAGGTCCTTCCCGACCCCGAGAATGCCATCCGCTATCTCTGGGCTAAGGACCCGGAAGCGTTCAACCGGCTTCTCCGGGTTCTCCAATGGACCCCCGAGGAGTTCTCCCGCGAAACCGGCATCCAGCTTCCTGGTGCGGAAATCCCCGGGTCCATCCCCGTGGTGCGGTATCGTATTCCTGTCATAGACGCCGGGGCTGGGCCGCCGATGTGGAACGAGGGCGCGGAATACATCACCCTTCACATCCCCGAGCTCAGGGGTAAACGGGAGGACGAGCTCTTCGCCGTGCGGGTCAAGGGAGACTCCATGGAGCCCACGCTCAGGGACGGGGACATCGTGGTCTTCTGGACGGGGGGAGCCCCGGAGCCCGGGCGCATCGTGGCGGTGCATGTGCACTGGGACGGGGTTGTGGTAAAGCGGCTCCAGCGCTACAACGGCTCCTGGTACCTCTACTCCGACAACCCGGACCACCCTCCCGTTCCCCTAACCGAGCACGACCGCATCCTCGGGGTGGCGGCCACCCTGGTGCGGAAGATGTAG
- a CDS encoding helix-turn-helix transcriptional regulator yields MTATDLATLIRVKRAEKRWSQADLAAKAGVSRSLVAYVENGGRPSISTLKKLATALGISASELSAILLAEEASHA; encoded by the coding sequence ATGACGGCAACGGACCTGGCAACCCTGATTAGGGTCAAGCGAGCGGAGAAGCGCTGGAGCCAGGCGGATTTGGCAGCCAAGGCTGGCGTCTCCCGCTCGCTCGTTGCGTATGTGGAGAATGGCGGTCGCCCCAGCATCAGCACTCTAAAAAAGCTGGCGACTGCGTTGGGTATTTCTGCGTCCGAGTTATCAGCAATACTGCTGGCAGAGGAGGCCTCCCATGCCTAA
- a CDS encoding helix-turn-helix domain-containing protein, which yields MPNPTTTPQTALPHPVAYNIAQAAKVLGIGERTLRYLIRAGQIRVARVGRRVLVPHSAIVEFLERGGVEQVLYGHVAVRKARVEALA from the coding sequence ATGCCTAACCCCACGACCACCCCTCAGACTGCGTTGCCCCACCCCGTGGCCTACAACATCGCCCAGGCCGCCAAGGTTCTGGGTATCGGGGAAAGGACCCTCCGCTACCTCATCCGGGCGGGGCAGATCCGCGTGGCCCGGGTGGGGAGGAGGGTGCTGGTCCCTCACTCGGCCATCGTGGAGTTTTTAGAACGCGGTGGCGTTGAACAGGTCCTTTACGGCCACGTGGCCGTGAGGAAGGCCAGGGTGGAGGCCCTGGCCTAG
- a CDS encoding RusA family crossover junction endodeoxyribonuclease → MALEATLPWPPSVNHYWAARGNGRYLAPHAQRWHKEAWATLRAAWRGKPMRGEVAVLVVLHPPDRRRRDLDNILKAVLDALVHAGVLQDDSQVAELHAVRREACRPGRVEIRVERL, encoded by the coding sequence GTGGCGCTAGAGGCCACTCTTCCCTGGCCCCCGAGCGTGAACCACTACTGGGCGGCCAGGGGGAATGGCCGCTACCTCGCCCCCCACGCCCAGCGGTGGCACAAGGAGGCGTGGGCCACCCTGCGCGCCGCGTGGCGGGGGAAGCCCATGCGGGGGGAGGTGGCGGTGCTCGTCGTCCTTCATCCCCCGGACCGGAGGAGGCGGGACCTGGACAACATCCTGAAGGCGGTCCTGGACGCGCTCGTGCACGCGGGGGTGCTCCAGGACGACTCCCAGGTGGCGGAGCTTCACGCCGTGCGGCGGGAGGCGTGCCGTCCTGGACGGGTGGAGATACGGGTGGAGAGATTGTGA